The following are encoded together in the Oceanispirochaeta sp. genome:
- a CDS encoding LON peptidase substrate-binding domain-containing protein, whose protein sequence is MRIKKSQLSFRKKELPVIILPDTVIFPYTVAPFFLTDTASTKAIDVAMKGKRDIFLAFQKEVADSPIQKKHLYSTGTVAHILQVLKLPDGSSRLLVEGRSKGQILKLVKNKDILLIQYKDLIESREIGRTLAVGMETLQETFYEYARKNKKITREIKNQVEQAQTPEKVIGLIASQIDIPTDFKIGLLEMESPGEKINKLTEIVQLEIEKNTLKQDISGRVRKKIEKTQ, encoded by the coding sequence ATGAGAATAAAAAAATCACAGCTTAGTTTCCGAAAAAAGGAGCTCCCGGTCATTATCCTTCCGGATACTGTCATATTCCCTTACACGGTAGCTCCTTTTTTTCTGACTGATACGGCCTCAACCAAAGCGATTGATGTGGCTATGAAGGGAAAGCGGGATATTTTTCTTGCTTTCCAGAAAGAAGTTGCAGATTCACCCATTCAGAAAAAACATCTCTATTCAACCGGAACTGTGGCTCATATTCTGCAGGTTCTCAAACTGCCCGATGGCAGTTCGCGACTTCTGGTTGAAGGACGCAGCAAGGGTCAGATCCTGAAGCTGGTCAAGAACAAAGATATTCTCCTGATTCAATACAAGGACCTGATAGAAAGCCGGGAAATCGGCAGGACTTTGGCTGTGGGTATGGAAACCCTCCAGGAGACCTTTTACGAATACGCCAGGAAGAACAAAAAAATCACACGAGAAATCAAAAACCAGGTGGAACAGGCTCAGACTCCTGAAAAAGTCATTGGTCTGATCGCCTCTCAGATAGATATCCCGACAGACTTCAAGATTGGCCTCCTCGAGATGGAAAGTCCCGGTGAAAAGATCAATAAACTGACTGAGATCGTTCAGCTGGAAATAGAAAAGAATACCCTGAAGCAGGATATTTCCGGCCGTGTTCGTAAAAAGATTGAAAAAACCCAGTAA
- the clpX gene encoding ATP-dependent Clp protease ATP-binding subunit ClpX: protein MARTKSKELKVCSFCGKHSDVAKKLIAGPGVYICDECVQVCNKIMLEEENVSSDFIDEIPTPQEIKQYLDEYVIGQESAKKTLSVGVYNHYKRIMFKDKVSADVELEKTNVLLIGPTGTGKTLLAKTLARKLKVPFAIADATTLTEAGYVGEDVENILLKLIQASGNNIAAAERGIIYIDEIDKIARKGENVSITRDVSGEGVQQALLKIIEGSIASVPPQGGRKHPNQEMLKIDTSNILIICGGAFVGLDKIIESRVSQQSMGFGSDVRKTGDKNMAQLFKQMHPDDLVRFGLIPEFIGRLPIQVSLDTLKKEDLKRVITEPRNSIIRQFEESLKLDETELAFEEAAIDAIAEKALERKTGARGIRSIVESVLLDIMYDLPSMVGKKKVIVTRDVIQNDALPVILTDPEKIEAPWENALHENKKITA from the coding sequence ATGGCCAGAACGAAAAGTAAAGAATTGAAAGTATGCTCCTTTTGCGGCAAACACTCGGATGTTGCCAAGAAGCTCATCGCCGGACCCGGCGTATATATCTGCGACGAATGCGTCCAGGTCTGCAATAAAATCATGTTGGAAGAAGAAAATGTCTCTTCCGATTTTATTGACGAAATACCGACTCCCCAGGAGATCAAACAATACCTGGATGAATATGTCATCGGGCAGGAAAGTGCCAAGAAGACTCTCTCTGTGGGTGTTTATAATCACTACAAAAGAATCATGTTCAAGGACAAAGTCTCCGCCGATGTAGAGCTGGAGAAAACGAATGTCCTCCTCATTGGCCCCACGGGAACAGGAAAAACACTCCTTGCCAAAACATTGGCCCGGAAACTGAAAGTCCCCTTTGCCATCGCCGATGCCACCACACTGACTGAAGCCGGTTATGTGGGTGAAGACGTGGAAAACATCCTTCTGAAGCTGATTCAGGCGTCGGGAAATAACATTGCAGCCGCCGAAAGAGGGATCATCTATATTGATGAGATTGATAAAATTGCCCGCAAGGGAGAAAATGTATCCATAACACGGGACGTTTCAGGAGAGGGTGTTCAACAAGCTCTGCTGAAGATCATCGAAGGTTCTATCGCCTCTGTCCCCCCCCAGGGTGGAAGGAAGCATCCCAACCAGGAAATGCTTAAGATTGATACATCCAATATTCTGATCATCTGCGGCGGTGCCTTTGTCGGTCTGGACAAGATAATCGAATCCAGAGTCAGCCAGCAATCCATGGGGTTTGGTTCGGATGTCAGAAAGACAGGCGATAAGAACATGGCCCAATTGTTCAAACAAATGCATCCCGACGACCTTGTCAGATTCGGACTCATACCCGAGTTCATAGGACGTCTGCCCATTCAGGTCAGCCTGGACACCCTCAAAAAAGAAGACCTCAAAAGGGTCATCACAGAACCGAGGAACTCCATTATCAGACAGTTTGAAGAATCTTTGAAACTGGATGAAACCGAACTGGCTTTTGAAGAAGCTGCCATAGATGCAATTGCAGAAAAAGCTCTGGAGAGAAAAACCGGAGCCCGTGGTATTCGTTCCATAGTTGAATCGGTATTGCTGGACATCATGTACGACCTTCCTTCCATGGTTGGAAAAAAGAAAGTTATCGTTACCAGGGATGTCATTCAAAATGATGCATTGCCCGTGATTCTCACCGATCCGGAAAAAATTGAAGCCCCCTGGGAAAACGCCCTACATGAGAATAAAAAAATCACAGCTTAG
- the clpP gene encoding ATP-dependent Clp endopeptidase proteolytic subunit ClpP has translation MHVQNNTLVPVVVEKTGTGERSYDIFSRLLKDRIVFLDGEIHDVTADLVVAQLLFLESEDPEKDINLYINSPGGSVTAGLAIYDTMQHIKPDVQTICIGQAASMGAVLLAGGAQGKRYCLPSARVMIHQPWGGVQGQARDIGIQAREIIRLKKMLIQYFADNTGNSYDEIATDMERDFFMSAEEAAQYGITDSILKR, from the coding sequence ATGCATGTTCAGAACAATACACTGGTGCCTGTTGTTGTTGAGAAAACAGGAACAGGAGAACGGTCTTATGACATATTTTCCCGTCTTCTAAAAGACAGAATTGTTTTCCTTGATGGTGAAATACACGATGTAACGGCAGACCTTGTAGTTGCACAACTTCTTTTTCTGGAATCGGAAGATCCCGAAAAAGATATCAATTTATACATCAACAGTCCCGGTGGTTCCGTTACTGCCGGACTGGCTATATACGATACAATGCAGCACATCAAACCTGATGTTCAGACGATTTGTATCGGCCAGGCAGCCTCCATGGGTGCGGTTCTCCTGGCAGGAGGCGCACAGGGCAAGAGATATTGCCTGCCCTCAGCCCGCGTTATGATTCACCAGCCCTGGGGAGGTGTTCAGGGTCAGGCCCGGGATATCGGGATTCAGGCTCGTGAGATTATCCGTCTCAAGAAAATGCTGATACAATACTTTGCAGACAATACAGGAAATAGTTATGACGAGATTGCAACCGATATGGAACGTGACTTTTTCATGTCTGCAGAAGAAGCGGCCCAATACGGGATCACAGACAGCATTCTCAAGAGGTAA